In the genome of Pempheris klunzingeri isolate RE-2024b chromosome 3, fPemKlu1.hap1, whole genome shotgun sequence, one region contains:
- the pdcd4b gene encoding programmed cell death protein 4b produces the protein MATDCEAWLNSNPVEAEDLSDSFASGDEDNGGVVIANKNINNEINGNWVSSSSNSIHEARLKAKAKRRLRKNSSRDSGRGDSLSDNGEVVRGSAVAPTSPKSKLLDRKSRLGKGRGLPKKGGAGGKGVWGRSGEVYGPEEVDQKDPNYDEAQENCVYETVVPPLDEGDFEKTVTPIVQEYFEHGDTNEVVELLAELNLGPMQSEVPSLAVSLALEAKASQRELTSRLLADLCGSVLSHGDMEKSFDKLLRELPDLVLDTPGAPQLVGQFIARAVSDQILSKTYIEGYKGRVDCEYTRAALDRAAVLLKMSMGGLRIDNQWGAGGGQRPVIQLIKEMNLLLKEFILSGDSKEAERCLQDLEVPHFHHEFVYEAIVMVLESKGEKTFKMVLQLLKSLSASSVITVDQMKRGYERVYMDIAEINIDVPRAYFILEQFVDKSFSMGVIDEKLRDLCPCRGRKRFVSEGDGGVVKLESY, from the exons atgGCAACTGACTGCGAGGCCTGGCTGAACTCAAACCCCGTCG AGGCAGAGGACCTGAGTGACTCTTTTGCCTCAGGAGATGAAGACAATGGAGGGGTGGTTATCGccaataaaaacatcaacaatgaGATCAATGGTAACTGGGTGTCCTCGTCCAGCAACAGCATCCACGAAGCGCGTCTCAAGGCGAAGGCCAAGCGGAGGCTGAGGAAGAACTCCTCCAGGGACTCTGGCAGGGGGGACTCACTCAGCGACAACGGGGAAGTGGTCAGGGGATCCGCGGTTGCACCCACCAGCCCCAAGAGCAAGCTGCTGGACAGAAAGTCCCGGCTTGGCAAGGGCAGAGGTCTGCCAAAGAAAG GTGGTGCTGGAGGGAAGGGCGTGTGGGGCAGATCTGGTGAAGTTTATGGACCGGAGGAGGTAGATCAGAAAGACCCCAACTATGACGAAGCTCAG gaaaactgtgtgtatgAGACTGTGGTCCCCCCGCTGGATGAGGGGGACTTTGAGAAGACCGTCACTCCCATAGTGCAAGAGTACTTTGAACACGGCGACACAAATGAAGTAGTG GAGCTGCTTGCAGAACTGAACCTGGGGCCCATGCAGAGCGAGGTGCCCTCACTGGCTGTGTCGCTGGCCCTGGAGGCCAAAGCCAGCCAACGGGAGCTCACCTCCAGGCTGCTGGCTGACCTGTGTGGGTCCGTTCTGTCCCACGGCGACATGGAAAAGTCCTTCGACAAACTCCTCCGAGAGCTGCCTGATCTTGTTCTGGACACACCTGGGGCCCCACAG TTGGTGGGCCAATTCATTGCACGCGCTGTTAGCGACCAAATACTGTCCAAGACCTACATCGAGGGCTACAAAGGCAGAGTTGACTGTGAATACACAAG GGCTGCACTAGACCGGGCGGCTGTGCTGCTGAAGATGAGTATGGGTGGCTTACGCATTGACAACCAGTGGGGGGCGGGCGGGGGCCAGAGACCTGTCATACAGCTCATCAAAGAG ATgaacctgctgctgaaggagttCATCCTGTCAGGAGACAGCAAGGAGGCCGAGAGATGCCTGCAAGACCTGGAGGTTCCTCACTTCCACCACGAGTTTGTTTACGAG GCAATAGTGATGGTGTTGGAGTCCAAAGGAGAGAAAACGTTCAAAATggttctgcagctgctcaagtCGCTCTCTGCTTCCTCCGTCATCACTGTGGACCAAATGAAAAGG GGTTATGAAAGAGTTTATATGGACATTGCTGAAATCAACATCGATGTTCCTCGTGCATATTTCATCTTGGAGCAGTTTGTTGATAAGAGCTTCAGTATGGGAGTCATTGATGAAAAGTTAAGAGATCTTTGTCCCTGTCG GGGCCGCAAGAGATTCGTCAGCGAGGGAGATGGCGGTGTTGTCAAACTTGAAAGCTACTGA